In a single window of the Vicinamibacteria bacterium genome:
- a CDS encoding GNAT family N-acetyltransferase: protein MTEIVIEPATVAQAGALLPLVSRFYEEENYPFYEAHARRALVGLLEEPSRGRVWIVTDQERVVGYFVMTLGWSLEYLGRDAFVDELYVLPEYRGRGLGKRALAVMDDACRELGVRALHLEVERGNERAHQLYRNLGFEDHERFLMTKRIAP from the coding sequence ATGACGGAGATCGTGATCGAGCCGGCGACGGTGGCCCAAGCTGGCGCCTTGCTCCCCCTGGTGTCGCGCTTCTACGAGGAAGAGAACTATCCTTTTTATGAAGCTCACGCCCGCCGAGCGCTCGTGGGACTGCTCGAGGAGCCGTCACGCGGTCGCGTGTGGATCGTGACCGACCAAGAGCGCGTCGTCGGCTATTTCGTCATGACGCTCGGCTGGAGCCTCGAATACCTCGGCCGCGACGCTTTCGTCGACGAGCTTTACGTGCTGCCGGAATATCGAGGCCGCGGCCTGGGCAAACGCGCCCTCGCGGTGATGGATGACGCCTGCCGCGAGCTGGGCGTTCGGGCGCTCCATCTCGAGGTCGAGCGTGGCAACGAGCGCGCTCATCAGCTCTACCGCAATCTGGGCTTCGAGGATCACGAACGTTTCCTGATGACGAAGCGGATCGCTCCGTGA